From one Lotus japonicus ecotype B-129 chromosome 3, LjGifu_v1.2 genomic stretch:
- the LOC130749406 gene encoding histone H2A.1-like: MDTTRKVKKDVGGRKKGGLKKKPVSRSMKAGLQFPVGRIGRYLKKGRYAKRVGTSASVYMAATLEYLVAQVLELSGNAALDNMKKRISPRHIMLAVRNDEELGKLLDGVTIAYGGVVHKINPTLLFE, encoded by the exons ATGGACACCACTAGGAAGGTGAAGAAAGATGTTGGAGGGAGAAAGAAAGGAGGCCTAAAGAAAAAACCGGTTTCAAGGTCAATGAAGGCTGGTCTCCAATTCCCCGTCGGGAGGATTGGACGTTACCTTAAGAAAGGAAGGTACGCTAAGCGTGTTGGTACTAGTGCTTCTGTTTACATGGCCGCTACTCTCGAATATC TGGTTGCTCAAGTTCTTGAGTTGTCTGGGAATGCTGCTCTTGACAATATGAAGAAACGGATTAGTCCGAGGCACATTATGCTGGCAGTTAGGAACGATGAAGAGCTGGGGAAATTGTTGGATGGGGTCACCATTGCTTATGGTGGTGTTGTCCATAAAATCAACCCAACGCTGCTGTTTGAGTAG
- the LOC130743372 gene encoding uncharacterized protein LOC130743372: protein MHTHFICFMNKKLAIHSALDMDRISSISPEKEECKFNARILRLWTLPSYNNPEITSTMELVLMDAETNKIHASIPNKLLDEFIGKLREGLVYSFRFFDVGNNVGKYRTTRHQYRLNFQTETEVDLIPDKEIPFYGFSFVNSNEFTKPNFNYNNLIDIIGIIVGCYPVIEFEKNGDKCKRMVIDLLIDG from the exons ATGCATACCCATTTTATCTGCTTCATGAATAAGAAATTAGCCATACATTCTGCCCTAGACATGGACAGAATATCTTCCATAAGTCCAGAAAAGGAAGAATGCAAATTTAATGCTAGAATCTTACGCTTATGGACACTCCCATCATACAACAATCCTGAAATCACTTCAACCATGGAATTGGTGTTAATGGATGCCGAA ACCAATAAGATCCATGCATCAATACCAAACAAACTGTTAGatgaattcattgggaaattgcGGGAAGGCCTGGTATACAGTTTCAGATTCTTTGATGTCGGAAACAACGTTGGAAAATACAGAACAACTCGCCATCAATATCGTCTAAATTTTCAGACTGAAACTGAGGTTGACCTTATACCAGACAAAGAAATACCCTTCTACGGTTTTTCATTCGTCAACTCAAACGAATTTACCAAGCCAAACTTTAACTACAACAATCTAATTG ATATCATTGGAATAATTGTTGGCTGTTATCCTGTTATTGAATTCGAAAAAAATGGAGACAAATGCAAAAGGATGGTAATTGATCTTCTTATTGACGGGTAA
- the LOC130749405 gene encoding histone H2A.2-like, with protein sequence MDTTRKVKRGVGGTKKGGLKKRPVSRSMKAGLQFPAGRIGRYLKKGRYAKRVGTSASVYMAATLEYLTAEVLELSGNAALDNMKKHISPRHIMLAVRNDEELRKLLDGVTISYGGVVPKINPALLPSGSGRDLPNLGSTCSRKFMFAS encoded by the exons ATGGACACCACTAGAAAGGTGAAGAGAGGTGTTGGAGGGACAAAGAAAGGAGGCCTAAAGAAAAGGCCGGTTTCAAGGTCAATGAAGGCTGGTCTCCAATTCCCCGCCGGGAGGATTGGACGTTACCTCAAGAAAGGAAGGTACGCTAAGCGTGTTGGTACTAGTGCTTCTGTTTACATGGCTGCTACTCTCGAATATCTGACTGCCGAG GTGCTTGAGTTGTCTGGGAATGCTGCTCTTGACAATATGAAGAAACATATTAGTCCGAGGCACATTATGCTGGCAGTTAGGAACGATGAAGAGCTAAGGAAATTGTTGGATGGGGTCACCATTTCTTATGGTGGTGTTGTCCCTAAAATCAACCCAGCGCTGCT ACCTTCAGGATCCGGTAGGGACCTTCCCAATTTGGGCTCAACTTGTTCCCGGAAGTTCATGTTCGCCTCTTGA